A genome region from Primulina eburnea isolate SZY01 chromosome 9, ASM2296580v1, whole genome shotgun sequence includes the following:
- the LOC140841320 gene encoding zinc finger CCCH domain-containing protein 14-like: protein METGGVKRRGEVEAGLNGNGDFKKSKREMESFTTGIGGKLKPCTKFFSTSGCSFGDGCHFLHYVPGGIKVVTQILGNNPALPIARNPAVLPSFLDKLSPPALKTRLCTKFNTAEGCKFGEKCHYAHGEWELGRPARSSHEDVHAMGQMPGRYSSGHFEQNEPDLFGASATAKISIDASLVGAVIGRGGMNSKQISRVTGAKLVIRDHESDPNSKNIELEGSFDQIKHASQMVRELIVNVSSGLGRPTKNRGTTGAASASNFKTKLCDKFAKGSCTFGEKCHFAHGEEELRRFE from the exons ATGGAAACCGGTGGTGTGAAAAGGAGAGGCGAAGTGGAAGCCGGGCTCAATGGAAATGGTGATTTCAAGAAATCGAAGCGAG AAATGGAGTCCTTTACAACTGGTATAGGAGGGAAATTGAAGCCATGCACAAAGTTTTTCAG TACTTCTGGGTGCTCGTTTGGGGATGGATGCCACTTCTTGCATTATGTCCCTGGTGGCATCAAGGTTGTAACTCAAATACTCGGCAACAACCCAGCTCTACCCATTGCCCGAAATCCAGCAGTGCTGCCATCTTTCCTGGATAAATTATCTCCTCCAGCTTTGAAAACTCGTTTATGTACTAAGTTCAACACAGCAGAAGGGTGCAAATTCGGAGAAAAGTGCCATTATGCACATGGTGAGTGGGAGCTGGGCAGGCCTGCACGTTCATCACATGAAGACGTACATGCTATGGGACAAATGCCAGGAAGATACAGTAGTGGTCATTTTGAGCAAAATGAACCAGACCTTTTTGGAGCCTCGGCCACTGCTAAGATCAGTATTGACGCCTCTCTTGTAGGAGCTGTCATTGGAAGGGGTGGTATGAACTCTAAGCAAATCTCTCGTGTGACCGGAGCTAAGCTGGTGATACGAGATCATGAATCAGATCCCAACTCAAAGAATATTGAGCTTGAGGGCTCATTTGATCAGATCAAACATGCAAGTCAAATGGTACGTGAGCTAATAGTAAACGTGAGTTCAGGCTTGGGGCGACCCACGAAGAATCGGGGAACGACTGGTGCTGCTTCTGCTAGCAACTTTAAAACAAAGCTTTGTGACAAATTCGCCAAAGGATCCTGCACTTTTGGTGAAAAGTGCCACTTTGCTCATGGAGAAGAAGAATTACGCAGATTTGAGTGA